GCACTTCTGTTAGACCCTAAAAGTGAGCGTGGCAACTGGAAAGAAACGCTCCCAGAAATCGCCCATGAAATCAATATCGTAAACCTAACCAGCGATAAGGACAATGCAGGACTTCTTGACCCGTTTGTGATTATGAAGAATGTAAAAGACGCTGAAAGTCTGGCAATCGACATCTTAACATTTCTTACGGGTATTTCCTCTAGGGACGGCGAAAAATTCCCCGTACTTCGTAAGGCGGTACGCTCCGTTACCCAGAGCGACAGTCGGGGCTTGCTCCATGTGATAGACGAGCTACGCAGTGAAGATACGCCCATATCAAGAAATATCGCAGACCATATCGACAGCTTCACGGACTACGACTTTGCACATCTGCTGTTTTCAGACGGTACGGTGGAAAATGCAATCAGCCTTGATAACCAGCTCAATATCATTCAAGTAGCCGACCTTGTACTGCCAGATAAGGACACGACCTTTGAGGAATACACGACTATTGAATTATTGTCGGTGTCTATGCTGATTGTGATTAGTACCTTTGCCCTTGATTTTATCCATTCGGACAGAAGTATTTTTAAGATTGTCGATTTGGATGAAGCGTGGGCGTTCTTAAATGTGGCACAAGGAGAAACGCTCTCTAACAAGCTGGTTCGTGCTGGACGAGCTATGCAGGCAGGCGTTTATTTCGTTACACAATCTTCTGGGGACGTGGCAAAGGAAAGTCTGAAAAACAATATCGGCTTAAAATTCGCTTTCCGTTCTACTGACATCAACGAGATAAAACAGACCTTAGAATTTTTCGGTATCGACAAGGACGATGAAAACAACCAGAAACGGCTTCGTGATTTGGAGAACGGACAATGCTTATTGCAGGACTTATACGGGCGTGTCGGTGTGGTACAGATACACCCAGTTTTTGAAGAACTGCTACACGCCTTTGATACCAGACCGCCCGTACAGAGAAATGAGGTGGAGTGATGAAAGAAAGGATAAAAGGTGCGTTCACAAAAAGGAGGATACTTCACTTTCTCAAAACGGCTCTGTTCGTGGTGGCACTCTCCCTTATCCTGCTTTCACTTTTGGGGACGGTGGCTCATGCAACGGGACTTGTAGACGATACTATCAATGCAGAAAATCTTTACTCAAAATATCCGCTATCTAACTACCAGCTTGATTTTTATGTGGATAATAGCTGGTCGTGGTTGCCGTGGAACTGGCTGGACGGCATTGGAAAATCGGTACAGTACGGGCTTTACTGCATTACCAACTTTGTCTGGACGATAAGCCTTTATTTAAGCAATGCCACGGGCTATGTGGTGCAGGAAGCCTATAAACTTGATTTTATTAACGATATGGCAGACAGTATCGGAAAGAGCATACAGACCCTTGCAGGTGTAACCGAGAACGGCTTTTCTTCTACGGGCTTCTATGTTGGTTTCCTGCTTCTCATTATCTTAGTGGTGGGAATGTATGTTGCTTATACGGGACTGATTAAACGGGAAACCAGCAAGGCACTTCACGCTGTTATCAACTTTGTGGTGGTGTTCGTGCTGTCCGCTTCGTTTATTGCCTACGCTCCCGACTACATCAAGAAGATAAATGAATTTTCATCAGACATCAGTACCGCTTCTTTGGACTTGGGAACAAAAATCATGCTCCCCAACTCCGACAGCGAGGGCAAGGACAGCGTGGACTTGATACGGGACAGCCTATTTTCTATTCAAGTGGAACAGCCGTGGCTACTTCTGCAATTCGGTAACAGCAACATAGAAGAAATCGGGACAGACCGTGTGGAAGCTCTGGTATCAGTAAGTCCAGAGGACGAGGACGGAAAGACCAGAGAGGAAGTCGTGAAAATAGAAATCGAGGATAACGACAATAATAATCTGACGATACCGCAGGTGGTAAACCGTTTAGGTATGGTGTTCTTCCTCTTGTTCTTCAACTTGGGGATAACGATATTTGTATTCTTGCTTACGGGCATGATGTTGTTTAGCCAGATACTTTTTATTATTTTTGCAATGTTTTTACCTATCAGCTTTCTACTTTCCATGATACCCAGCTATGAAAGCATGGCAAAGCAGGCAATCGTAAGGGTGTTTAATACCATAATGACACGGGCAGGAATAACGCTCATTGTAACAGTGGCGTTCAGTATTTCCAGTATGTTTTATAACATTTCCACAGATTACCCGTTTTTCATGGTGGCGTTCTTGCAGATAGTATGTTTCGCAGGTATCTATATGAAGCTGGGCGACTTAATGAGTATGTTCTCTTTGAACGCTAACGACAGTCAAAGCATGGGACGAAGAATTTTCCGCAGACCGTATCTATACTTGGCACATAGGGCTAGGCGTATGGAAAGACGGCTTGCTGGTGCGGTTACTGCTGGTGGTGTTGCTGGTGCGGTGGCTGGTAGTTCTGTTGCTGGCAAAAGAGCTGAAAGAAAAAATACAGCTTCTAAAGAAAATCGGGGCAATACCACTTCCAGCATGGGACAGCGTGCAGGCTCAAAGGTGGGTGCTGTCTTAGATACGAAAAATAAAGTGAAAGACAAGGCAAATGCTGTCAAAGAAAACATCAAGGATATGCCGACACAGACCGCTTATGCGGTGTATTCCGCAAAGGAAAAGGCAAAGTCCAGCGTGTCCGACTTCAAGCGTGGCATGGTGCAGGAACAGCAGTCCAGACAGACGGGACGATTGGAAAAGCAGGAACAGCATAGGCAGAATATCGCTGACAAGCGTATGGAGCTTCAAAAGGCACAAGAAGCAAGGCAGGCACAGCGAAAGGCTGACGGATCAGCGACAACGGGAGCTACCCGTCCCCATGAGCGACCAGCCACAGCTTCAAGCGTTTCAAAGACGGGTGCTGAAAAAATGCAGGAAGTCAAACGTCCTGCCACAGCGACCACTTCAAAGATAAGTGAGCCAGTCAAAGCAAATGTTATCAAAGAGCGTCCGCTATCTTCTGGTGCTTCTGATAGAAAAGCGACCCAACCTGCACAGCCAGTACATAGGCAGAATGTAGAAAAAGTGGTATCGCAGGAAACACGCCAGAATTACAAAACAGAGCGTACCACAAAAACACAGACCTTTGAACAATCAAAGCATACAACGGAACATACCGAGAAGAACCGTAACCTTGTAACGAAGAAAGGACAGAAGAAAAAATGAAACTGAAACATATCGCTATCATTGGCAGTCTGTTTCCTATCCTCTTTTCGCTGGTGCTGTTTTTTGGGGTGTTGATAAGTGCGGACAGCGACGACGAGAACAGCAACTTTTCTTCTGGCATTACGGGTATGAACTTATCCGCAGAAGTTTTGAAACATCAGCCTATGGTAGAAAAATACGCCAGAGAATACGGTATCTCTGAGTATGTCAATGTATTGTTGGCTATCATTCAAGTAGAAAGTGGCGGTACGGCAGAAGATGTTATGCAAAGTTCAGAAAGTCTGGGACTACCGCCCAACTCTTTAGATACGGAAAGCTCAATCAAGCAGGGGTGTAAATATTTTGCGTCCCTGCTTTCTTCCTGCCAAAATCAAGGTATCGACGATTTGAATGTAGCGATACAGTCCTATAACTATGGCGGTGGCTATGTGGGATATGTGACTGGAAACGGGAAAAAGCATACCTTTAATCTTGCGGAAAATTTTGCCCGTGAGAAATCGGGTGGAAAGAAAGTAACCTACACCAACCCGATAGCTGTTGCGAAGAATGGGGGCTGGCGGTATGGTTACGGAAATATGTTCTATGTGGAATTAGTCAATCAATATCTAACTGTTCCGCAGGTATCGGGAGAACTGGCACAAAAGGTAATGAATGAAGCGTTGAAATATCAAGGCTGGAAATATGTGTATGGTGGCAGTAACCCCAACACTTCTTTTGACTGTTCGGGACTGACGCAATGGTGCTATGGAAAAGCTGGTATCTCTTTACCGAGAACAGCACAAATGCAATATGACGCTACCCAACATCTTCCTCTTTCGCAGGCAAAGGCTGGGGACTTGGTATTTTTCCATTCCACCTATAACGCTGGTTCGTATGTAACCCACGTCGGTATTTATCTAGGAAATAACCAGATGTACCATGCAGGCGACCCGATAGGATATGCAGACCTAAGCAGTAGTTACTGGCAACAGCACTTAATCGGTGCAGGACGAGTAAAACAATAGAAAGGACTTGAAAATATGTTTAAGAAGAATAAGAAACAGACAGAAACTATTAAAGAACCAAAAGAAAAAAAGGTGCGTACTGTCAAGGTAGGCACACATAAGAAAACCGTGATTGCGTTGTGGGTGGTGCTTATCGCAAGCGTGAGCTTTGGGGTATATAAGAATTTTACGGCTATCGACCAACACACGACCCATGAAAAAGAAATCATTAAGCTTCGCTTGCAGGACACCAACGGGATAGAAAATTTCGTGAAGAACTTTGCGAAGTCCTATTACACATGGAATAACAGTAAAGAAGCGATTGAAGCAAGGACGCAGGCAATCAGCGGTTATCTGACAAAGGAATTGCAGGACTTAAATGTTGATACCATTAGAACCGACATACCGACCAGCTCCACAGTTACAGATGTGATTGTGTGGAGTATCGAACAATCGGGAACGGACACTTTTTCTGCTACCTACGAAGTAGATCAGCAGATAAAAGAGGGAGAACAGACAAGCAATGTGAAAGCAACCTATACCGTAAAAGTCCATGTAGACGCTGACGGGGATATAGTAATCATTCAGAACCCTACCCTTGCACCAGCAATCGAAAAATCAGACTATGAACCTAAGACACCAGAAGCAGACGCAAGTGTAGACGCTGATACCGTGAATGACGCTACCGCATTTCTGGAAACATTCTTTAAGCTCTACCCGACAGCTACGGAAAAAGAGCTTGCCTATTATGTATCGGGAAATGTGCTTGAACCTATCGGCAGGGACTATCTTTATTCTGAACTGGTAAACCCTATCTTTACAAAGGACGGGGACAATGTGAAAGTCAAGGTAGGCGTGAAATTCCTTGATAATCAGACAAAGGCGACGCAGATATCGCAGTATGAACTTGTGCTACATAAGGATAGTAACTGGAAGATTGTAGGATAAATTATATAGCGTGCATTTCCTAAATGAGATTTGCACGCTTCACTTTCTGTACAAACACCATATAACACTTGACAACAGCGTTACTCTGTTATATACTGTTTATACAGAAAGGAGCTGTGAGATGAAAATTATTATAAACCATTCTTCAATGATACCTATTTACGAGCAAATAGTAGAACAAGTTAAAGCTTTAATTCGGAATGGAAAATTAAAAGAAAATGATAATCTTCCGTCTGTTCGTTCTCTTGCAAAAGAATTAAAAATAAGTGCTCTAACTGTGAAAAAAGCATATGATAGCTTGGAAAACGAGGGGTTTACGGTAACAATTCATGGAAAAGGAACATATGTTACTGCTACAAATACAGAGCTTTTATTAGAGGAACAGAAAAAGGAATTAGAAAGTGATTTAGAACGAGTTATTCAAAAAGGCAGATGTTACGGTATCAGTGATGAAGATATAAAAAAACTATTTGAGTTAATTTTGGAGGGTTAGATATGTTAAAAATTGAGCATTTGAAAAAAAGTTATGAAAACTTTTCGCTTGATTGTTCTCTTGAAGTAAAGAAAGGTCATGTAACTGGTTTGATTGGTCAAAATGGTGCAGGAAAAAGCACAACATTTAAAGCTATTTTAGGGCTAATTTCCTTTGATAGTGGAACTATCAATATTCTTGGAAAGTCATTACAAGATTTTACTGCAAAAGACAAGCAAGATTTGGGAGTAGTTCTTTCGGACTCTGGCTTTAGTGGATATTTAACAATCAATGATATTATTCCTATTATTGATAATTTATATCAAAATTTTGATAAATCATTTTTTATAGAACAAGTTAAAAAGTTTCAGCTTCCACGAAATAAAAGAATAAAAGATTTTTCAACTGGTATGAAAGCGAAAGTAAAAGTCTTAGTTGCTGTTTCACACAATGCAAAGTTGTTAATTCTTGATGAACCAACGGCGGGATTAGATGTAATAGCTAGAGATGAATTGTTAGAAATGCTAAGAGATTTTATAGAAAAAGACGAAGAACGCTCTATTTTAATTAGTTCTCACATTTCCAGTGATTTAGAAACTTTATGTGATGACCTTTATATGATACATCAAGGAAAAGTAATTATGCACGAAGATACTGATGTTTTACTAAGCGATTATGCACTACTTAAAGTTGATGAAGAAGAATATTGCAAATTAGATAGACAATATATTTTACGTACAAAAAAAGAAAGCTATGGATATAGTTGTTTAACTAATCAAAAACAATATTATGCTGAAAATTATCCTCAAATGGCGATTGAAAAAGGAAATATAGACGAAGTAATAACAATGATGATTAGAGGTGTTGAATAATGAAAGGTTTATTGATTAAAGATTTTAAATTGCTGAAAGGACAGAAAAACTTCTTTATGACTATTACTGCTATATCTATAATAATGATAATAGTATCTCCGGGGACTTCGTTTCCGATTGGTTTCTTAGGTTTTGTGGGGGCATTATTCTCATTGAGTTCAATTAGCTATGATGAATTTGATAATGGAAATGCTTTTTTATTTTCTTTACCGATAACACGAAAAGATTATGTACTGGAAAAATATATTTTTGGATTGATTTCAGGAATAATGTTTTTGTTGTTGGGAACTGTTATTAGTTTAGTTGTTATTGGTATTACAAAAACAGGCAGTTTTAATGAAATTTTTTTAACAGCAGGTTCTTTATTTCCTACTATTTTATTGATTTTATCAATCATGCTTCCTTTTATCTTGAAATTTGGTGGAGAAAAAGGAAGAATTGCCATCATAGGTGTAATGGGATTTATATTTGTTATAGGACTGCTTCTTATAAAAACTACTGAATATTTAGGAATAGATTTATATGTCTTAATAAATAAATTACCTAAATTTGAACCACTAGTATATATAATATTATTTTTA
The sequence above is drawn from the Coprococcus comes ATCC 27758 genome and encodes:
- a CDS encoding CD3337/EF1877 family mobilome membrane protein; its protein translation is MKERIKGAFTKRRILHFLKTALFVVALSLILLSLLGTVAHATGLVDDTINAENLYSKYPLSNYQLDFYVDNSWSWLPWNWLDGIGKSVQYGLYCITNFVWTISLYLSNATGYVVQEAYKLDFINDMADSIGKSIQTLAGVTENGFSSTGFYVGFLLLIILVVGMYVAYTGLIKRETSKALHAVINFVVVFVLSASFIAYAPDYIKKINEFSSDISTASLDLGTKIMLPNSDSEGKDSVDLIRDSLFSIQVEQPWLLLQFGNSNIEEIGTDRVEALVSVSPEDEDGKTREEVVKIEIEDNDNNNLTIPQVVNRLGMVFFLLFFNLGITIFVFLLTGMMLFSQILFIIFAMFLPISFLLSMIPSYESMAKQAIVRVFNTIMTRAGITLIVTVAFSISSMFYNISTDYPFFMVAFLQIVCFAGIYMKLGDLMSMFSLNANDSQSMGRRIFRRPYLYLAHRARRMERRLAGAVTAGGVAGAVAGSSVAGKRAERKNTASKENRGNTTSSMGQRAGSKVGAVLDTKNKVKDKANAVKENIKDMPTQTAYAVYSAKEKAKSSVSDFKRGMVQEQQSRQTGRLEKQEQHRQNIADKRMELQKAQEARQAQRKADGSATTGATRPHERPATASSVSKTGAEKMQEVKRPATATTSKISEPVKANVIKERPLSSGASDRKATQPAQPVHRQNVEKVVSQETRQNYKTERTTKTQTFEQSKHTTEHTEKNRNLVTKKGQKKK
- a CDS encoding lysozyme family protein codes for the protein MKLKHIAIIGSLFPILFSLVLFFGVLISADSDDENSNFSSGITGMNLSAEVLKHQPMVEKYAREYGISEYVNVLLAIIQVESGGTAEDVMQSSESLGLPPNSLDTESSIKQGCKYFASLLSSCQNQGIDDLNVAIQSYNYGGGYVGYVTGNGKKHTFNLAENFAREKSGGKKVTYTNPIAVAKNGGWRYGYGNMFYVELVNQYLTVPQVSGELAQKVMNEALKYQGWKYVYGGSNPNTSFDCSGLTQWCYGKAGISLPRTAQMQYDATQHLPLSQAKAGDLVFFHSTYNAGSYVTHVGIYLGNNQMYHAGDPIGYADLSSSYWQQHLIGAGRVKQ
- a CDS encoding GntR family transcriptional regulator, producing the protein MKIIINHSSMIPIYEQIVEQVKALIRNGKLKENDNLPSVRSLAKELKISALTVKKAYDSLENEGFTVTIHGKGTYVTATNTELLLEEQKKELESDLERVIQKGRCYGISDEDIKKLFELILEG
- a CDS encoding ABC transporter ATP-binding protein — its product is MLKIEHLKKSYENFSLDCSLEVKKGHVTGLIGQNGAGKSTTFKAILGLISFDSGTINILGKSLQDFTAKDKQDLGVVLSDSGFSGYLTINDIIPIIDNLYQNFDKSFFIEQVKKFQLPRNKRIKDFSTGMKAKVKVLVAVSHNAKLLILDEPTAGLDVIARDELLEMLRDFIEKDEERSILISSHISSDLETLCDDLYMIHQGKVIMHEDTDVLLSDYALLKVDEEEYCKLDRQYILRTKKESYGYSCLTNQKQYYAENYPQMAIEKGNIDEVITMMIRGVE
- a CDS encoding ABC-2 transporter permease, coding for MKGLLIKDFKLLKGQKNFFMTITAISIIMIIVSPGTSFPIGFLGFVGALFSLSSISYDEFDNGNAFLFSLPITRKDYVLEKYIFGLISGIMFLLLGTVISLVVIGITKTGSFNEIFLTAGSLFPTILLILSIMLPFILKFGGEKGRIAIIGVMGFIFVIGLLLIKTTEYLGIDLYVLINKLPKFEPLVYIILFLLLSVVILGISYLISLTILKKKEF
- a CDS encoding conjugal transfer protein, which gives rise to MFKKNKKQTETIKEPKEKKVRTVKVGTHKKTVIALWVVLIASVSFGVYKNFTAIDQHTTHEKEIIKLRLQDTNGIENFVKNFAKSYYTWNNSKEAIEARTQAISGYLTKELQDLNVDTIRTDIPTSSTVTDVIVWSIEQSGTDTFSATYEVDQQIKEGEQTSNVKATYTVKVHVDADGDIVIIQNPTLAPAIEKSDYEPKTPEADASVDADTVNDATAFLETFFKLYPTATEKELAYYVSGNVLEPIGRDYLYSELVNPIFTKDGDNVKVKVGVKFLDNQTKATQISQYELVLHKDSNWKIVG